A genomic segment from Tachypleus tridentatus isolate NWPU-2018 unplaced genomic scaffold, ASM421037v1 Hic_cluster_2, whole genome shotgun sequence encodes:
- the LOC143243005 gene encoding zinc finger CCCH domain-containing protein 15-like isoform X2: MVLFLLSLLHVKQLVKLQEHLTGSTSRKKKKEIEDLNLIFKSVITQKDEKEQCKKGDKCKFSHDDVENKSEKKSIYVDLRDEVLPGDWYMLINFTIPQIWLIYLW; the protein is encoded by the exons atggttttattcttACTGTCACTTCTACACGTGAAGCAACTAGTAAAGCTTCAAGAGCACTTAACAGG atcaacaagtaggaagaaaaagaaggaaattgaGGACCTGAACTTGATATTCAAATCTGTAATAACACAGAAAgatgagaaag aacagtgtaagaaaggtgacaaatgcaagttttcccacgatgatgttgaaaataagagtgaaaagaagagtatttatgtagacttgagagatgaag ttctaccaggggactggtacatgttgataaactttacCATACCTCAAATCTGGTTGATATACCTGTGGTAG
- the LOC143243005 gene encoding zinc finger CCCH domain-containing protein 15-like isoform X3: MPPRKNQTNQERKFTRRKKSRSTSRKKKKEIEDLNLIFKSVITQKDEKEQCKKGDKCKFSHDDVENKSEKKSIYVDLRDEGLSCLFGQTSVLFLLYENLCSSLYE, translated from the exons ATGCCCCCAAGGAAAAACCAAACGAATCAGGAAAGAAAatttacaagaagaaaaaaaa gtagatcaacaagtaggaagaaaaagaaggaaattgaGGACCTGAACTTGATATTCAAATCTGTAATAACACAGAAAgatgagaaag aacagtgtaagaaaggtgacaaatgcaagttttcccacgatgatgttgaaaataagagtgaaaagaagagtatttatgtagacttgagagatgaag gactttcctgtttgtttggacAAACCTCAGTTCTTTTTTTACTCTATGAGAATTTGTGCTCTTCTCTCTATGAATAA
- the LOC143243005 gene encoding zinc finger CCCH domain-containing protein 15-like isoform X1 encodes MVLFLLSLLHVKQLVKLQEHLTGSTSRKKKKEIEDLNLIFKSVITQKDEKEQCKKGDKCKFSHDDVENKSEKKSIYVDLRDEGLSCLFGQTSVLFLLYENLCSSLYE; translated from the exons atggttttattcttACTGTCACTTCTACACGTGAAGCAACTAGTAAAGCTTCAAGAGCACTTAACAGG atcaacaagtaggaagaaaaagaaggaaattgaGGACCTGAACTTGATATTCAAATCTGTAATAACACAGAAAgatgagaaag aacagtgtaagaaaggtgacaaatgcaagttttcccacgatgatgttgaaaataagagtgaaaagaagagtatttatgtagacttgagagatgaag gactttcctgtttgtttggacAAACCTCAGTTCTTTTTTTACTCTATGAGAATTTGTGCTCTTCTCTCTATGAATAA